The genomic region GGGCTTCCTCACAATCTGATAGTGCTGTTTTAGAAGCTAATGCTAAAGTTAAAACCACTCTCAAGGGAAGTTCAAGTTCCATTTACAGAGGTAATTATTATACACTTACCTTGACTGATAGCAAGGGTAAAGTATTAAGTGGTCAAAAATTGAGTTACAATATCAATGGTAAAACTTATACATTGACAACAGACTCTAAAGGTTCCACTTATATTCAAATAAACTTGAAGGAAGGTAAATACACTATGGTCTGTTCTTATGGGGGATCTGGTGCTTATGATTCTTCAAGATTATCTGTGACTTTATCTGTATTGAAAAATCCTAATGCATTCACTGTTAAGGAGATTGAAGATGCAGCTAGCAATGTTGAGAATTTTGTCTTAAAGAATAAAAGATTGCCTAATACTGTGAAAGTAGGTTCTAAAACTCTTAAGATATCTGAGTTTTCTTATCTTTCATCCCAATTGATATCAAATTTGAATTCAAATAAGAAAGGTGATGTAATACTTTTATCAGGTATTTCAGATGGCAAATCTTCTTCTGCTTCACTAAAAACTACTGTTTATAAAGCACAATATCTTGACTTAGCAAAAAATGTAGTTTCTTTCATTGGTTCTAAAAAGGTACCTCCTACTGAAGTTCTTGTTAAGGACGCTTCTAAGAAGTCTGTAGGAAATGCAAATTTCAATTTGTATACCTTTGCTTTTGCAAAAATTTTAGATTTCCATAAGTCTAAAAATTATTTGCCTAATTATTGTACTTTTGAAAGTTCAGCATTTAATCAAGCAAGCAGTTTAAAAGCAACAATTCTTAAAGGAAGTTCAAATACCATTACTAGAGGTAATAATTATAAGCTTACATTAACTGATGGCAATGGTAAAGCTTTAAGCGGTCAAAAGTTAAGTTATGCTATCAATGGTAAAACTTATACATTGACAACAGACTCTAAAGGTTCCACCTATCTTCAAATAAACTTGAAAGCAGGCAAGTATCCTATGGTCTGTTCTTATGCTGGTTCAAAAGTTTACAAATCCGCTAAGAATTCCGTTACTTTAACTGTATTGGATAATCCTAATGCTTTCACTGTTAAGGAGATAGAAAATGCAGCTACTAATGTTAAGAATTATGTTTTAAAGAATAAAAGATTGCCTAATACTGTGAAAGTAGGTTCTAAAACTCTTAAGATATCTGAGTTTACCTATTTATCATCAAAGGCAGTATCCAATCTCAATTCTAACAATAAAAAGGATATAGTTCTTTTAAGCGGTATTTCTAATGGGGCTTCTTCTGCGTATTCATTGAAATCAACTGTTTACAAAGCTCAGTATGTGGATTTAGCAAAAAGATCAGTTTCTAATATAGAATCTAAAAAAGTACCTTCCAATTACTTGTCTGTCAAAGACGGTTCCAATAAGGCAGGAAATGCAAATTTCAATTTGTATACATTTGCATTTGCTAAGATTTTAGATTTCCATAAATCTCATAATAATTTGCCTAATTATTGTACTTTTGAAAGTTCTGTATATGCTCCTCTTAAGAAATCCACTTCCATAAAAGCTAGTTCAAACAGTGTAAATAAAGGTGATGCATATTCTGTAACATTAGTGGATAACGCAGGTAATGGTTTAGCTAATCAGAAGATTACATTTACATTATCTGGAAAAACATACACTCAAACCACTAACTCCAAAGGAGTGGCTTCCTTAAAGATTGATTTAAATCAGGGAACCTATTCAGTGGTTTCATCTTATGCAGGATCTTCCATTTATGAATCATCTAAGTTATCAAATACAGTAACTGTAAAAGATACAAATAGATTTTCCATAAGTGAAATCGAAACTGCAGCTACTAATGTGAAGAATTATGTTAACTCTCATGATGCGTTGCCTAGTACCGTTACAGTTGCAAATAAAAAATTAAGTATTTCACAATTCTCATATCTAATGACTAAAGCTGTCTATAATATTAATGCTGGTAACACAAATTATATTGCTCTTCCAACTGGAATCTCCAATTCTAATTCTGAAGGGGATTCCATGGACGCTACAGTTTATAAAGCACAATATGTTGATTTAGCAAAAAGAGTAATATCATTTGCGGAATCTAATAAGGTTCCCCCTGTTTACGCTAAGGTTTATAGTAGTTCTGGTAAATCTTTAGGTAATGCTGAATTTGATTTATATACTTATTCATTTGCTAAGATTTTAGATTTCCACAAATCTCATAAGAATTTGCCTAATTACTGTACTTTCGAAAGTTCTGTATTCAAAGGAATTACAGTTCCTCCAATTAACATCTCATCTAAAATACCTTATAATTCAAGTCAATTCAAAGCAGGTTTAAATGAGAAAAATACAGAATCAGATCTTGCCAAATATTTGGTTGGCACTGGCCAATCAGCTATTACAAGTTCAATCAGTAATTTAGCAAGTCAATTGACTAAAGGTTTAAAAACTGATGAGGCAAAAGCTCAAGCAATCTATAATTATGTCAGAGATGAAATTGATTATAGTTATTATGCAAACTCTAAACATGGTGCTTCAGGTACCTTAAGTGTGGGTTCAGGAAATTGTGTGGATCAGGCAAGTTTAGTTGTTGCATTGTGCAGAGCTTCAGGCATTGAAGCAAGATATGCTCATGCAAAAGGCTGTAGATTCTCAAGTGGTTTAGTAACCGGACACGTATGGGCTCAAATTCTCGTAAATGGTGTTTGGTATGCTGCTGATGCTACAAGTGTGAGAAATAAATTAGGTAATATCCAAAATTGGAACACTAATTCATATAGCAATTTGAATAGATATGCTGCTGTACCATTCTAGTATTAAAGTATTTAAAATGGATATAAGAGGATTTCCTCTTATCCAAATTTTTTCTTTTTTTATTTTTAATTAATTCTTTTTTTAACAAACTATTTTTTATATAATATTTTTTTTTAGTATCTTATTTTGTTTATTTAATTTTTTCATTTGATTTCAATCAACTTTTTTTAACAAAATTTTTAATTCTATAAATTTTATTATTTTGATTAATTTTTTATATTATGAATTAATAACATAATAATGTAATTAATTAGTAAAAATTATTAATTCAAACATTTATTTTAAAA from Methanobrevibacter ruminantium harbors:
- a CDS encoding pseudomurein-binding repeat-containing protein — protein: MISVKNLTLLLAVLLMGFCLITSVSAMDIDDSSSIDDSNDLSGASVSSGSDYVASDSNSNNLESENAGSSNVNSENEVLNTDNTVEDSDSEHNSNIANNKAVLGASSQSDSAVLEANAKVKTTLKGSSSSIYRGNYYTLTLTDSKGKVLSGQKLSYNINGKTYTLTTDSKGSTYIQINLKEGKYTMVCSYGGSGAYDSSRLSVTLSVLKNPNAFTVKEIEDAASNVENFVLKNKRLPNTVKVGSKTLKISEFSYLSSQLISNLNSNKKGDVILLSGISDGKSSSASLKTTVYKAQYLDLAKNVVSFIGSKKVPPTEVLVKDASKKSVGNANFNLYTFAFAKILDFHKSKNYLPNYCTFESSAFNQASSLKATILKGSSNTITRGNNYKLTLTDGNGKALSGQKLSYAINGKTYTLTTDSKGSTYLQINLKAGKYPMVCSYAGSKVYKSAKNSVTLTVLDNPNAFTVKEIENAATNVKNYVLKNKRLPNTVKVGSKTLKISEFTYLSSKAVSNLNSNNKKDIVLLSGISNGASSAYSLKSTVYKAQYVDLAKRSVSNIESKKVPSNYLSVKDGSNKAGNANFNLYTFAFAKILDFHKSHNNLPNYCTFESSVYAPLKKSTSIKASSNSVNKGDAYSVTLVDNAGNGLANQKITFTLSGKTYTQTTNSKGVASLKIDLNQGTYSVVSSYAGSSIYESSKLSNTVTVKDTNRFSISEIETAATNVKNYVNSHDALPSTVTVANKKLSISQFSYLMTKAVYNINAGNTNYIALPTGISNSNSEGDSMDATVYKAQYVDLAKRVISFAESNKVPPVYAKVYSSSGKSLGNAEFDLYTYSFAKILDFHKSHKNLPNYCTFESSVFKGITVPPINISSKIPYNSSQFKAGLNEKNTESDLAKYLVGTGQSAITSSISNLASQLTKGLKTDEAKAQAIYNYVRDEIDYSYYANSKHGASGTLSVGSGNCVDQASLVVALCRASGIEARYAHAKGCRFSSGLVTGHVWAQILVNGVWYAADATSVRNKLGNIQNWNTNSYSNLNRYAAVPF